One genomic window of Halovivax cerinus includes the following:
- the dcd gene encoding dCTP deaminase: MILSDADILDRLETGELVIEPLDDLDLQIQPASVDLRLGDEFLEFRRTNIPCIHPNSEGEVDEYVTETVVDEGDDFILHPGDFVLGTTHERVEIPADLIAHVEGRSSLGRLAVVVHATAGLCDPGYRGQITLELSNLGSAPVALTPGMRVSQLTFTELSSPAERPYGAERGSKYQDQSGPQASKIGGDHEFGGDQRPVE, from the coding sequence ATGATCCTCTCGGATGCGGACATCCTCGACCGACTCGAGACGGGCGAGCTCGTCATCGAGCCGCTCGACGACCTCGACCTCCAGATTCAACCGGCGAGCGTCGACCTCCGCCTCGGGGACGAGTTCCTCGAGTTTCGCCGCACCAACATCCCCTGCATACACCCCAATTCCGAGGGGGAAGTCGACGAGTACGTGACGGAGACGGTGGTCGACGAGGGGGACGACTTCATCCTTCACCCCGGTGACTTCGTCCTCGGGACCACCCACGAACGCGTCGAGATCCCCGCGGACCTGATCGCCCACGTCGAGGGGCGATCCTCGCTCGGTCGACTGGCCGTCGTGGTCCACGCGACGGCCGGCCTCTGTGACCCCGGATACAGAGGGCAGATAACGCTCGAGCTCTCCAACCTGGGGAGTGCACCCGTCGCGCTCACGCCGGGGATGCGCGTCTCGCAGTTGACGTTCACCGAACTGTCCTCGCCCGCAGAACGGCCCTACGGTGCGGAGCGGGGTTCGAAGTACCAGGACCAGTCAGGGCCGCAGGCGTCGAAGATCGGCGGCGATCACGAGTTCGGCGGCGATCAACGCCCCGTGGAGTGA
- a CDS encoding class I SAM-dependent methyltransferase, with translation MDPRDGSDRTVTSATDGSSDGPTDPRRQPARTQPSATQSFYGRWARPYDLIATWTPGIRAVRRSVAAAALLESGDTVVEFGCGTGANLTHLRDRVGPEGTVVGVDLTRGVLRTARRKTAEFDNVHLIHGDAMRPPFDPAPIEVDAVVATFLVGMLPDAASAVSTWCDLVGPGGRVVLANATPTDHWSGRLLNHAFRLFVVASTPPPTKVRYETDLTARLEDSVAAAHGRLHDRSRAVIDSRQALGFVRLTGGIVGDDGRRPRPTGRDAIDGDERHAAERTGRPGSNKGV, from the coding sequence ATGGATCCTCGCGATGGAAGCGATCGAACGGTGACGAGCGCCACCGACGGGTCGTCTGACGGACCGACGGATCCGAGGAGGCAGCCGGCACGCACCCAACCGAGTGCCACGCAATCGTTCTACGGGCGCTGGGCCCGGCCGTACGATCTGATCGCGACGTGGACGCCCGGGATTCGAGCCGTGCGCAGATCGGTCGCCGCGGCAGCCCTCCTGGAATCCGGCGACACCGTCGTCGAGTTCGGCTGTGGGACCGGCGCCAACCTCACCCACCTGCGGGATCGGGTCGGGCCGGAGGGAACGGTCGTCGGTGTCGACCTGACGCGTGGCGTCCTCCGGACGGCACGACGGAAGACGGCCGAGTTCGACAACGTCCACCTGATCCACGGTGACGCGATGCGGCCGCCGTTCGATCCGGCACCGATCGAGGTGGACGCCGTCGTCGCGACGTTCCTCGTCGGCATGCTTCCCGACGCGGCGAGTGCAGTTTCGACGTGGTGTGACCTCGTCGGGCCGGGCGGTCGGGTCGTCCTGGCGAACGCGACGCCGACGGACCACTGGAGCGGTCGGCTCCTCAACCACGCGTTTCGACTGTTCGTTGTCGCGTCGACGCCGCCGCCGACGAAAGTCCGCTACGAGACGGACCTCACGGCGCGCCTCGAAGACAGCGTGGCGGCCGCTCACGGGCGATTGCACGACCGATCCAGAGCGGTGATCGACTCCAGGCAGGCACTGGGGTTCGTGCGGCTCACCGGCGGTATCGTCGGGGACGACGGACGTCGACCCCGCCCGACGGGTCGGGACGCAATCGATGGTGACGAGCGCCACGCCGCCGAGCGGACGGGACGACCGGGTTCGAATAAGGGCGTTTAA
- a CDS encoding thiamine-phosphate synthase family protein translates to MKFVEELVVEEFLPTVRSMLAAELRDRGLTQRDVASVLGISQSAVSKYAHGEVTVTDEIAGDDRVREHVDELASGLADGSITSVQALVDLEVLIRELEAGGDVLARLHEAEEPALADHPSFRVHDPSSELRTAERVRSSLRRGLRIIENTSGFASLIPAVGSNLVACTPDATTIDDVAGVPGRIVDVKGRATIPADPAFGVSEHVASILLAARASGSDAGAALNVRYDPDLLAAMEDEGRESVEFDESGDLVANVGDAVSRAPGATVLYQTGGEGIEPITYVLGPDAESVAGDVRKLVSTGP, encoded by the coding sequence ATGAAGTTCGTCGAGGAGCTCGTCGTCGAGGAATTCTTACCGACGGTCAGGTCGATGCTCGCCGCGGAGCTACGCGATCGAGGACTCACCCAGCGCGACGTCGCGTCCGTCCTCGGGATCAGCCAGAGTGCGGTCTCGAAGTACGCCCACGGAGAGGTGACGGTCACCGACGAGATCGCTGGTGACGACCGCGTCCGCGAGCACGTCGACGAACTCGCGTCGGGACTTGCGGACGGCTCGATCACGTCCGTCCAGGCGCTCGTCGATCTCGAGGTCCTGATACGCGAACTCGAAGCCGGTGGTGACGTCCTCGCACGCCTGCACGAGGCCGAGGAACCGGCCCTCGCCGACCACCCGTCGTTTCGCGTCCACGACCCGAGCAGTGAGCTCCGGACGGCCGAGCGCGTTCGCTCGTCGCTCAGGCGGGGCCTGCGTATCATCGAGAACACGAGCGGATTCGCATCGCTCATCCCGGCGGTCGGATCGAACCTGGTGGCGTGTACGCCCGACGCGACGACCATCGACGACGTCGCCGGCGTCCCCGGCCGAATCGTCGACGTAAAAGGTCGCGCGACGATCCCGGCGGACCCGGCGTTCGGCGTCTCCGAACACGTCGCCTCGATACTGCTGGCCGCCAGAGCCAGCGGGAGCGACGCGGGCGCCGCACTGAACGTCCGATACGATCCCGACCTGCTCGCCGCGATGGAAGACGAAGGCCGCGAGAGCGTCGAATTCGACGAGAGTGGTGACCTCGTCGCGAACGTCGGAGACGCGGTCTCGCGAGCACCCGGAGCGACCGTCCTCTACCAGACCGGCGGCGAGGGGATCGAGCCGATCACGTACGTCCTGGGTCCCGACGCGGAATCGGTGGCCGGCGACGTTCGCAAACTGGTCTCGACGGGGCCGTAA
- the aspS gene encoding aspartate--tRNA(Asn) ligase: MQDRTYTADAEPGESATVAGWVHEIRDLGGIAFVILRDVSGKIQVKFEKDEMDDDLVETGLGVARESVISVTGDVEEEPRAPTGVEVTPESVEVISEADPELPLDPSGKVDAELSTRLDNRTLDLRKPEVQAVFTIRAEILRAVRERFRDLRATEITTPKIVATGTEGGTELFPITYFGEEAFMNQSPQLFKQLIAGSNVERVFEIGPIFRAEEHNTPRHLNEATSIDFEGAFCDQSDAMDVAEEVVVAAYEAVAENCADELETLGLAEDFQVPDDGFPRLSYEEAIERINATGDLDEQLVWGDDLPTEGEKALGDDVGGHYFITDWPSEIKPFYIMDHDEDEQLSTGFDLMHPRMELVSGGQREHRHDELVAGFEQQGLDPDQFEYYTKMFKYGMPPHAGFGLGGERLIMTLLGLDNIREAVLFPRDRQRLSP; encoded by the coding sequence ATGCAGGACCGAACGTACACGGCAGACGCCGAGCCCGGCGAGTCGGCGACGGTCGCCGGCTGGGTACACGAGATTCGGGACCTCGGCGGAATCGCTTTCGTCATCCTCCGGGACGTCTCGGGGAAGATTCAGGTCAAGTTCGAGAAGGACGAGATGGACGACGACCTCGTCGAGACCGGCCTCGGGGTCGCACGCGAGAGTGTCATCTCCGTCACGGGGGACGTCGAAGAGGAGCCGCGCGCTCCCACGGGCGTCGAAGTGACACCCGAGTCGGTCGAGGTCATCTCCGAGGCCGATCCGGAGCTCCCGCTCGATCCGTCCGGAAAGGTCGACGCCGAGCTCTCGACGCGACTCGACAACCGAACGCTGGATCTCCGGAAACCCGAGGTGCAGGCGGTCTTCACCATCCGCGCGGAGATCCTCCGGGCGGTGCGAGAGCGCTTCCGCGACCTGCGCGCCACCGAGATCACGACGCCGAAGATCGTCGCGACCGGTACCGAGGGCGGCACCGAACTGTTCCCGATCACGTACTTCGGTGAGGAAGCCTTCATGAACCAGTCGCCCCAGCTGTTCAAACAGCTGATCGCGGGCTCGAACGTCGAGCGCGTCTTCGAGATCGGCCCGATCTTCCGCGCCGAAGAGCACAACACGCCGCGACACCTGAACGAGGCGACCTCGATCGACTTCGAGGGCGCCTTCTGCGACCAGTCCGACGCGATGGACGTCGCCGAAGAAGTCGTCGTCGCCGCCTACGAAGCCGTCGCCGAGAACTGCGCCGACGAGCTCGAGACGCTCGGTCTCGCCGAGGACTTTCAGGTGCCCGACGACGGCTTCCCACGCCTGTCCTACGAGGAAGCCATCGAGCGCATCAACGCGACGGGCGATCTCGACGAACAGCTCGTCTGGGGCGACGACCTCCCCACCGAGGGCGAGAAGGCCCTCGGCGACGACGTCGGCGGCCACTACTTCATCACCGACTGGCCCAGCGAGATCAAGCCGTTCTACATCATGGACCACGACGAGGACGAACAGCTCTCGACCGGCTTCGACCTCATGCACCCGCGCATGGAACTCGTCTCCGGTGGCCAGCGTGAACACCGCCACGACGAGCTCGTCGCCGGCTTCGAACAGCAGGGACTCGACCCCGACCAGTTCGAGTATTACACCAAGATGTTCAAGTACGGCATGCCGCCTCACGCCGGCTTCGGCCTCGGCGGCGAGCGCCTCATCATGACGCTGCTCGGTCTCGACAACATTCGCGAAGCTGTTCTCTTCCCGCGAGATCGCCAGCGTTTGTCGCCCTAG
- the pth2 gene encoding peptidyl-tRNA hydrolase Pth2 codes for MKQAIVARTDIGMGTGKLAAQVAHASLSAYEKADDGRRREWRSGGQKKVVLKAGSERELHELAAIADSEGLPNAIVRDAGHTQLEPGTVTTLAIGPAADDAVDRVTGDLSLF; via the coding sequence ATGAAGCAGGCCATCGTCGCCCGCACGGACATCGGGATGGGCACCGGTAAGCTGGCCGCGCAGGTCGCCCACGCGTCGCTGTCGGCCTACGAGAAGGCCGACGACGGCCGGCGACGCGAGTGGCGGTCGGGCGGCCAGAAGAAGGTCGTCCTGAAGGCCGGGAGCGAACGAGAACTGCACGAACTGGCAGCGATCGCCGACAGCGAAGGGCTGCCGAACGCCATCGTTCGCGACGCGGGGCACACACAACTGGAGCCGGGAACCGTCACGACACTCGCGATCGGACCCGCTGCGGACGACGCCGTCGACCGTGTGACCGGCGACCTTTCGCTCTTTTAG